The sequence below is a genomic window from Thioalkalivibrio sp. ALJ12.
GACCCGGATCCGGAGATCCGGCACACCGCGGCTCGCGCCTGGTCAGGCTGGGAAGGACACACCTCCTGCCTGATCCCGAACGATGACGTGATCGCGCATTTCGACGATCCGGAGGTGGCCGTAAGCCTGGCGCGGCTGGAGTGCCACTACTTCATGCACGACACCTTCCTGGAACCGGACCAGCTGCTGCGGGACGCACCACGCCTGCGCGACATACCGGGCTGGATCGTGCACGGACGCTACGACGTGGTGTGTCCGGTGGAGCAAGCGGTGGAACTGCATCGGGTCTGGCCGCAGGCGCGCATGGCGATCATCGCGGACGCCGGGCACTCGGCGGCCGAGCCAGGCATCGTGCGCAAGCTGATCGCGGCGACCGACACCCTGGCCGATGATCTCGAGGGGCAGGTCTCGGGCGGGACCGGGGCTGCCTCGACGTGATCGCGCTGATCCAGCGGGTGACCGAGGCCGCGGTGAACATCGGCGGCGAGCGCGCCGGTGCGATCGGGCCAGGGCTGCTGGCGCTGGTCGCGGTGCAGCCCGATGACAGCGAAGCGGCGGCCAGGCGGCTGCTGGAGCGGCTGCTCGGCTACCGCGTATTCGCGGATGCCGAAGGCCGCATGAACCTGAGCCTTCAGGATACCGGCGGGGGGCTCTTGCTAGTGCCGCAGTTCACGCTGGCCGCGGATACGCGCAAGGGGATGCGCCCAAGCTTTACCAGCGCCGCGAGCCCGGAGCACGGCCAGGCGCTGTTCGACTATCTGGCGAAGCAGGCGCAGGCATCGCATCCGCAAGTCGCTAGCGGGTGCTTTGGCGCAGACATGCAAGTCAGCCTGGTGAACGACGGCCCAGTGACCTTCTGGCTGGAGACGCGCGGCTGAGGAGGCCTGACCGAGGGCCCAAACAAAAGACCCGGCGCAAAGGCCGGGTCCTCGACATCACCAGTCTGGAGACCGGATCAGGCGGCGCGACGCAGGAACGGACGCTGGCCGGACTGCACGGCACGACGGATGAAGTCGGCGCGGCCGGCATCGCGACCATTCAGGTTGTCGGCGCACTGGGACGGCTCGTAGGCAGCCGCGGACAGCATCACCTCGAGCTCGCAGAGGTCGACCTTGGGCTCGGTCAGCTCTTCGGGGGTCACGTTCAGCTTGCGGCCGACGTTCCAGAACATGCGCGGGTTCCAGAGCTTGGTCTGGATACGCGGGGACTGAAACAGGGTGACGCAGCGGTTGTTGAGCTCTTGCTGATCCATGGGATACTCCTGATCGTACGGTTATTCGAGCGCGGCCGAATCTAGCCGACCCGCCCGGCGAATACAAGCGTTTCCTGATAGAAACTCCGGGAGTACCGCGTGCAAGGGGCTATTCCACGGTCACCGATTTCGCCAGATTGCGCGGCTGATCAACGTCCGTGCCCTTGAGCACCGCCGTATGGTAGGCCAGCAACTGCAACGGCACGGTCAGCAGGATCGGCGCCAGCCAGGGGCTCAGCGGCTCGCTCTGCGGCAGGCCGATCCAGATGTCCTCCGGGGCCAGGGTACGCGCCGCACTGGACTCGCCAATCACGATCAGCTGCCCGCCCCGGGCGCGCACCTCCTGGAGGTTGCTGGAGAGTTTTTCCAGCTGCGCGTCGTCGGGGGCCACGGCGACTACCGGCATCTCGGTGTCCACGAGCGCGAGCGGTCCGTGCTTCAGCTCGCCCGAGGGATACGCCTCGGCATGGATGTAGGAGATCTCCTTCAGCTTGAGCGCGCCCTCCAGGGCGATCGGGAAGTGCGCCCCGCGCCCGAGGAACAGGGCGTGGTGCCGCTCCATCAGATCCTCGGCGACGCGCGCAATCGGGTTGTCCAGGGCCAGGATGCGCGCCACCTGATCGGGGAGGCTGCGCAGGGCCGTCACCGCAGCGACGCGTTCCTCGGCGGTCATACGGGCGGCCGTAGCGGTCTGGCCCAGCAGGAGTACGAGGGTGGCGAGGGCGGCCAGCTGGGTCGTGAACGCCTTGGTCGAGGCGACGCCGATCTCGGGTCCGGCATGGGTCATCAGGACCAGATCGGCAGCCCGCGCCATGGTGCTCTCGGGGACATTGCAAATGGCCAGACGGGCCAGGAACGGCTCGTCCTGGGACTGGCGCAGCACCGCGAGGGTATCGGCGGTCTCCCCCGACTGGGAGATCACCACCAGCAGCGTGGCCGGGGCCAGCACGTGACGGCGATACCGGTATTCGCTTGCCACATCGACGCGGGCGGGCAGGCCCAGGTGCTCCTCGATCCAGTGGGCGGCCACCATTCCGGCGTGATAGCTGGTGCCGCAGGCCACGATTTGCACGGCGCTGACCTCGGCCAGGCGCTCGCTGGTACCGGGCCCGAGGATGTTTTCCAGGACGGCGTCCTCGCCCAGACGGCCGGACAGGGTCTCCGCCAGTGCGTGCGGTTGCTCGTAGATCTCCTTGAGCATGAAGTGGCGATACTCGCCACGATCGGCAACGCTTGCCTGGCAGCGGGTCTCGCGGACACTGCGCTCGACCGCCTGGCCGTGCAGGTCCTGGACCTCCACGCCCTTGCGCGTCAGGCGGGCGATATCTCCGTCCTCGAGGTCGACGAATCGCTGGGTCACCGGCAGCAGGGCCTGGACGTCCGAGGCGGCAAAGAACTCGCCGATTCCGAGCCCGAGGATCAGGGGGCTTCCGAAACGCGCGACGATCAGCTCGTCGGGATAGTCGGCAAAGACCGCCGCGATGGCATAGGCCCCTTCAAGGTCGGCACAGGCGCGGCGCATGGACTCGAGGGGCGAGGCCCCGTCGACCAGGGCCTGCTCGATCCGGTGGGCAATGACCTCGCTGTCGGTTGCCGACACGCAGTGCCAGCCGGCAGCGGCCAGCTCGTCTCGCAGCCGGGCATGGTTTTCGATAATGCCGTTATGGACGATGGCGACCCGGCCGTCACGGGAACGGTGGGGGTGGGCATTCACCTCGGTGGGCGGCCCGTGGGTGGCCCAGCGCGTATGGGCGATTCCCACCGGCCCTTGCAGGCCGGCCGCGTCGATCTGTTCCTCCAGGGTGGCCACCTTGCCGACCGCACGGACGTCGCGTAACGCGCGGTCCTCGATGACGGCTATACCGGCGGAGTCGTACCCGCGGTATTCCAGTCGATGCAGACCCTCGACGAAGATCGGGACCAGGTTGCGCTCACCAATACCTGCCAGCAGACCGCACATGCAAACTCCTTATGTCGAGTCGGACTTTTGTGTCTAGTCGGACTTCTTCTTGGGGCGCGGCCAGTCCTGGATAACGCGCGGGCGTGCACGGGTCAGCGCCAGCGCACGCGGGTCGACATCGTCGGACAAGGTCGAGCCCGCCCCCACCGTCGCGTCATCGCCGATGCGGATGGGCGCCACCAGGGCCGTGTTGGAGCCGATGAACGCTCGCTCGCCGATCTCGGTGCGATGCTTGTTGGCACCATCATAGTTGCAGGTAATCGTCCCTGCGCCCAGATTGGCGCCGGCCCCGACGCTGGCATCCCCGACGTAGGTCAGGTGGTTCGCCTTCGCGCCCGGACCCAGCGTGGAGTTCTTGATCTCGACAAAGTTGCCGACGCGGGCACCGGGGCCGAGCTCGGTCCCCGGGCGCAGACGGGCGAACGGCCCAACATTGGCCCCCTCGCCGATCCTTACACCTTCCAGGACACTGTGTGCCGCGACCTGCGTGCCGGATCCAATCTCGCAATCGCGCAACACGCAGCCGGGGCCAATATAGACATCGTCCGCCAGCGTCACCGTGCCCTCGATCACGACGTTCACGTCGATCGAACAGTCGTGTCCGAATTTCAGGACGCCGCGCACATCCAGGCGGTCGGGGTCCGCCACTGCGAGACCATCCCGCATCATCCGGGAGCACTGCTCCGCCTGGTGCAGGCGCTCCTGGACGGCCAGCTGCTCGCGGTCGTTCACACCCAGCACGGCGACGGGATCGGAACTGCGCACGACATCGATCACCCGTCCTTGACCTCGTGCCACGGCCACAATGTCGGTCAGATACCACTCGCGCGGCCCTGCCGGATCGGGCTCGCAGGAAGCTAGCCAACCACGCAAGTCCCCGGCCGGTGCGGCGAGCACGCCGGTATTGATCAGGTCGACCGCACGTTCCCCGCTGGTGGCCTCCTTGTGCTCGACGATCCGCTCCAGCTGGCCCGCGGCATCGAGGATCAGGCGACCGTATCCGGTGGGGTCGGGAACCTGAGCGGCCAGGACGGTTACGCCAGTGCCGCGAGCACAGGCCTCCAGGTCCGCGACCGGGATCCGCGGGACGTCCCCATAGGTCACCAGGACACGCGCATGGTCTGGGATGTGCTGCAGGGCCTGATAAACCGCATGCCCGGTCCCCCGCGGCTCGCCCTGGTCGATCCAGTCAAGTGCGGGGACGTGCTCGGCAAATGCGGCTCGCACACGTTCCTGTTCGTGGCTCACCACGACGTGGAGCGCGTCGGCTTCCAGCGGCGCCACGCGTTGGAGGACATGGTCCAGCAGGGGGCGTCCGGCTAGAGATTGCAGGACCTTGGGGAGGCGCGACCGCATGCGCGTCCCCTTGCCGGCCGCGAGGACCGCGATATGAAGGGGTGTCGTCTCAGGCATGGGTGCAATCATAAAGGGCCAACCGAATCGGTTGGCCCTTGGGGTCGGTCATTCGTCGCAGTTTGCCGGATTATTTCCGGCGCAACTTCTGGATCATCTGCAGGCGGGCGGCGGCCTCCACGAGTTCCGCCTGCGCCTTGGCGTAGTCGAAATCGGCCTTGGAGTTCTCCAGGGCCTCCTCCGCACGTTTCTTCGCCTCCAGCGCCTCGGCCTCGTCCAGATCCTTGGCCCGCACCGCCGTATCCGCCAGGACCGTCACATGATACGGCTGGACCTCGAGGATACCGCCCGAGACGAACACCGGCTGCGGATCGGCGCCTTCCTTTTCCAGGATGCGCAGCTCGCCCGGGTTCAGGCGCGCCAGCATCTGGGTGTGGCCCGCATAGACACCGACCTCGCCACCCTCGGCCGGGGCCGCGATCATCAGCGCGGTCCCGGAGTAGATGGACTCCTCGGCACTGACCACATCCACGTGCATCGTCATGGGCATGTTGCTCACTCCTTAGCCGAGCTTCTCGGCCTTCTCGACGGCTTCCTCGATGGTGCCGACCATGTAGAAGGCCTGTTCGGGCAGATGGTCATACTCGCCAGCCACGATGGCCTTGAACGCGCGGATGGTGTCCTTCAGAGACACGTACTTGCCCGGCGCCCCGGTGAACACCTCGGCCACGAAGAACGGCTGCGACAGGTAGCGCTGGATCTTTCGCGCACGGGCCACGACCAGCTTGTCGTCTTCCGACAGCTCGTCCATGCCGAGGATCGCGATGATGTCCTTCAGCTCCTTGTAACGCTGCAGAGTGTTCTGCACCGCACGGGCGGTGTCGTAGTGTTCCTGCCCGATGATCTGCGGGTCCAGCTGGCGCGAGGTCGAGTCCAGCGGATCCACGGCCGGGTAGATGCCCAGCTCGGCGATCTGGCGCGAGAGCACGACGGTCGCATCCAGGTGCGCAAAGGTCGTGGCCGGCGACGGGTCGGTCAAGTCATCCGCCGGCACGTAGACCGCCTGGATGGAGGTGATCGAGCCCTTCTTGGTCGAGGTGATGCGCTCCTGCAGCACACCCATCTCTTCCGCCAGGGTCGGCTGGTAGCCCACCGCGGACGGCATACGCCCCAGCAGCGCGGAGACCTCGGTCCCGGCCAGGGTGTAACGGTAGATGTTGTCGATGAACATCAGCACGTCGCGGCCTTCGTCACGGAAGAACTCGGCCATCGTCAGGCCGGTCAGCGCGACACGCAGGCGGTTACCCGGCGGCTCGTTCATCTGGCCGTAGACCAGGGCCACCTTGTCGAGGACGTTGGAGTCCTTCATCTCGTGGTAGAAGTCGTTCCCTTCACGGGTACGCTCGCCCACACCGGCGAACACGGAGTAACCGGAATGCTCGATCGCGATGTTGCGGATCAGCTCCATCATGTTCACGGTCTTGCCCACGCCGGCACCGCCGAACAGGCCGACCTTGCCGCCCTTCGCGAACGGGCACAGGAGATCGATCACCTTGATTCCGGTTTCCAGCAGCTCGGTGGAGCCCGCCTGCTCGTCGAAGGTCGGGGCGGCACGGTGGATCGACCAGGTTTCCTGGGCCTCCACGTCGCCGGCGTTGTCCACCGGGCGGCCGAGCACGTCCATCACGCGGCCCAGGGTCCCCTTGCCGACCGGCACGGAGATCGGCTTGCCGGTCGCGGTGACCGGGGTCTGACGCTTCACACCCTCTGTGGTCCCCATGGCGATCGTGCGCACGACGCCGTCACCCAGCTGCTGCTGGACTTCCAGGGTCAGGCCGTTTTCCAGGGTCAGGGCGTCGTAGACCTTGGGCACTTCGCCGTGGGGGAACTCCACGTCCACGACGGCGCCGATGATTTCGACAATTTTTCCGGAACTCATTTGTTCATCCTCGTAAGTCGTAATTCGTGCCGGCGGGCGCTAGACCGCAGCCGCGCCGCTGACGATCTCGGAGATCTCCTGGGTGATCGCGGCCTGGCGCGCCTTGTTGTAGACGAGCTGCAGGTCCTTGATCATCGTGCCGGCGTTGTCGGAGGCCGACTTCATCGCGACCATGCGCGCGGCCATTTCGCAGGCCACGTTCTCGACCACCGCCTGGTAGATCAGCGACTCGACATAGCGCTCGAGCAGGGTATCCATCACCGGAACCGTATCGGGCTCGTAGATGTAGTCCCAGTGATGCTTCAGAGACTCGTCCTTGCTCGGCGCGGTCGGCAGAAGCTGGGTCGCCTCCGGCTGCTGGGTCATCGTGTTGACGAACTTGTTCTCCAGCAGCACGACGCGGTCGACCTTGCCATCGCGGAAGTTGTCCAGCACCACCTTGATGGAGCCAATCAGGTCCGTGATGTGCGGGCGATCACCCAGATCGCGCGCCTCGGCCACGATGTTGCCACCCAGGCGCTTGAAGAACTGCAGCGCCTTGTTGCCGACGACGCACAG
It includes:
- the dtd gene encoding D-aminoacyl-tRNA deacylase — encoded protein: MIALIQRVTEAAVNIGGERAGAIGPGLLALVAVQPDDSEAAARRLLERLLGYRVFADAEGRMNLSLQDTGGGLLLVPQFTLAADTRKGMRPSFTSAASPEHGQALFDYLAKQAQASHPQVASGCFGADMQVSLVNDGPVTFWLETRG
- the glmS gene encoding glutamine--fructose-6-phosphate transaminase (isomerizing), with product MCGLLAGIGERNLVPIFVEGLHRLEYRGYDSAGIAVIEDRALRDVRAVGKVATLEEQIDAAGLQGPVGIAHTRWATHGPPTEVNAHPHRSRDGRVAIVHNGIIENHARLRDELAAAGWHCVSATDSEVIAHRIEQALVDGASPLESMRRACADLEGAYAIAAVFADYPDELIVARFGSPLILGLGIGEFFAASDVQALLPVTQRFVDLEDGDIARLTRKGVEVQDLHGQAVERSVRETRCQASVADRGEYRHFMLKEIYEQPHALAETLSGRLGEDAVLENILGPGTSERLAEVSAVQIVACGTSYHAGMVAAHWIEEHLGLPARVDVASEYRYRRHVLAPATLLVVISQSGETADTLAVLRQSQDEPFLARLAICNVPESTMARAADLVLMTHAGPEIGVASTKAFTTQLAALATLVLLLGQTATAARMTAEERVAAVTALRSLPDQVARILALDNPIARVAEDLMERHHALFLGRGAHFPIALEGALKLKEISYIHAEAYPSGELKHGPLALVDTEMPVVAVAPDDAQLEKLSSNLQEVRARGGQLIVIGESSAARTLAPEDIWIGLPQSEPLSPWLAPILLTVPLQLLAYHTAVLKGTDVDQPRNLAKSVTVE
- the glmU gene encoding bifunctional UDP-N-acetylglucosamine diphosphorylase/glucosamine-1-phosphate N-acetyltransferase GlmU, coding for MPETTPLHIAVLAAGKGTRMRSRLPKVLQSLAGRPLLDHVLQRVAPLEADALHVVVSHEQERVRAAFAEHVPALDWIDQGEPRGTGHAVYQALQHIPDHARVLVTYGDVPRIPVADLEACARGTGVTVLAAQVPDPTGYGRLILDAAGQLERIVEHKEATSGERAVDLINTGVLAAPAGDLRGWLASCEPDPAGPREWYLTDIVAVARGQGRVIDVVRSSDPVAVLGVNDREQLAVQERLHQAEQCSRMMRDGLAVADPDRLDVRGVLKFGHDCSIDVNVVIEGTVTLADDVYIGPGCVLRDCEIGSGTQVAAHSVLEGVRIGEGANVGPFARLRPGTELGPGARVGNFVEIKNSTLGPGAKANHLTYVGDASVGAGANLGAGTITCNYDGANKHRTEIGERAFIGSNTALVAPIRIGDDATVGAGSTLSDDVDPRALALTRARPRVIQDWPRPKKKSD
- a CDS encoding F0F1 ATP synthase subunit epsilon produces the protein MPMTMHVDVVSAEESIYSGTALMIAAPAEGGEVGVYAGHTQMLARLNPGELRILEKEGADPQPVFVSGGILEVQPYHVTVLADTAVRAKDLDEAEALEAKKRAEEALENSKADFDYAKAQAELVEAAARLQMIQKLRRK
- the atpD gene encoding F0F1 ATP synthase subunit beta translates to MSSGKIVEIIGAVVDVEFPHGEVPKVYDALTLENGLTLEVQQQLGDGVVRTIAMGTTEGVKRQTPVTATGKPISVPVGKGTLGRVMDVLGRPVDNAGDVEAQETWSIHRAAPTFDEQAGSTELLETGIKVIDLLCPFAKGGKVGLFGGAGVGKTVNMMELIRNIAIEHSGYSVFAGVGERTREGNDFYHEMKDSNVLDKVALVYGQMNEPPGNRLRVALTGLTMAEFFRDEGRDVLMFIDNIYRYTLAGTEVSALLGRMPSAVGYQPTLAEEMGVLQERITSTKKGSITSIQAVYVPADDLTDPSPATTFAHLDATVVLSRQIAELGIYPAVDPLDSTSRQLDPQIIGQEHYDTARAVQNTLQRYKELKDIIAILGMDELSEDDKLVVARARKIQRYLSQPFFVAEVFTGAPGKYVSLKDTIRAFKAIVAGEYDHLPEQAFYMVGTIEEAVEKAEKLG
- the atpG gene encoding F0F1 ATP synthase subunit gamma — protein: MAGTKEIRTQIKSIQNTQKITKAMEMVAASKMRKAQDRMEESRPYAQKIHDVIGHVAMANAEYKHPFMVEREVKRVALIIVSTDRGLCGGLNTNLFKKAVGEMRRYREEGVEVDLCVVGNKALQFFKRLGGNIVAEARDLGDRPHITDLIGSIKVVLDNFRDGKVDRVVLLENKFVNTMTQQPEATQLLPTAPSKDESLKHHWDYIYEPDTVPVMDTLLERYVESLIYQAVVENVACEMAARMVAMKSASDNAGTMIKDLQLVYNKARQAAITQEISEIVSGAAAV